Proteins from one Falco cherrug isolate bFalChe1 chromosome 7, bFalChe1.pri, whole genome shotgun sequence genomic window:
- the SUSD6 gene encoding sushi domain-containing protein 6 isoform X3, producing MEICGKVVEWIEDCPQPPQPENGGYKCHPSPCNNPLSSGSVIEYLCVEGYMLKGDYKYLTCKNGEWNPAMEVSCRLSPEKDSPPTIGVPTLSIVASTASSVALILLLVVLFVLLQPKLKSFHHSRRDQGVSGDQVSIMVDGVQVALPSYEEAVYGSTGNCIPPSDSRVQIVLSEGAGQNGAREVQQQDQGAHNSLAREDEAPGHSGLCEASGSQRSETVLVHQAATSSWVAGMASSRPVHKEVQDSESSDIQSLLSLTSSEEYTDDIPLLKEA from the exons attgtccccagccaccacagcctgagAATGGAGGCTATAAATGCCACCCTAGCCCCTGCAACAACCCTCTGTCTTCAGGCAGTGTCATAGAGTATCTGTGCGTTGAAGGCTACATGCTGAAAGGAGATTATAAGTACTTGACCTGCAAGAATGGAGAGTGGAACCCAGCCATGGAAGTCAGCTGCAGGCTCAGCCCAG AAAAGGACTCTCCTCCAACAATTGGAGTACCCACGCTGTCCATAGTAGCCTCCACAGCGAGCTCCGTCGCCCTGATTCTGCTCTTAgttgtgctgtttgttttgctgcagcCAAAGCTGAAGTCATTCCATCATAGCAG gcgAGACCAAGGTGTGTCTGGAGATCAGGTCTCTATCATGGTGGATGGTGTCCAAGTGGCCTTGCCATCCTATGAAGAAGCGGTGTATGGCAGCACAGGGAACTGCATTCCACCCTCGGATTCCCGAGTGCAGATTGTGCTCTCGGAGGGAGCTGGGCAGAATGGAGCCAGAgaggtgcagcagcaggaccaaGGGGCTCATAATAGCCTTGCAAGAGAAGATGAGGCCCCTGGACATTCTGGACTGTGTGAAGCCAGTGGCTCTCAACGCTCTGAAACTGTTCTTGTGCATCAggctgccacctcctcctggGTAGCTGGCATGGCTAGCAGTAGACCTGTACACAAAGAGGTCCAGGATTCAGAAAGCAGTGACATACAGAGCCTTTTATCACTCACTTCCTCCGAGGAATACACAGATG ATATTCCCTTATTGAAGGAAGCATGA